The sequence TCACCTCATCTACGACCAGACCCTCCCCTTTCTTATCTAGAGACCCTTCAGagtatacactactactgtactggttCCAGTCCTCTCTCATTAGATTAGTCTGTGTATCTAAGCCCACAGGCATGTCAGCAGGTatcatctctgtctctgctgcatATGAACAGGATGGATCATTGCCAGTCTGTAACGCATCACCTGAGTCCTGATGGGACAGAATCTTCCTCGGGCTCAGGTTCCCATGAAGTAAATTCTCTGAGCGAGGAGCAGGACAGTCCAGTCGGAATAGCCCCGTTAAagtctctgtttctgtgtctgtctctgacttgagGGCGGCGTTCGGCGTGCCACTGACCTCCATGATGCTGCATCGGGACCTGGGGGGCGccggggtggtggtggggttctCCGTGGCTACAGGGGGCGTTCCAGCTGCTCCAAGCTGGATGTCTCTGCTTTGCCCTgggtctccctctccttcagacCTCTCAAGCTTGACCCCAGGACCTGCAGCTTCTGCAGACTGACACAAAAAGAGAGGAGGTTATTACCGTTACATGAGTTACATTGGATAACAATGTCCTAGGGAAGTTTCACAAGCTCCTCTATGGCAGATAAATGAGGATGTACTTGTAAGCAAGTGAATAGCTGAGTGGAGCCTTTCTGAAATAAACTGGCCACATTTAATGTACTGTAATTTTGATGTAATACTATTACACTAACCTCTATCATGATAAAGGTTCCACTCCCCTCATCAACGGTGACTCGTTGGTCATCTCGCCATGTATTGTGTCCCGCTGGTTTCACAGAGATCCTGTGGCCTCCAGTGAGATGTCCTTCCCCTGAGAGAGTGATTGGGGGAAAAGAGGTGGTTAAGTTAGGTACTGCCAATGCTCAAAGCTATATTGTACACTATTGACAGTTTTGACACAGAGTACAGTTACATACACACAATAATACAATAATGTgattattgtggatagtcagattTATGGAAGTTCAAAGAGAAcatataaataaatgaaatagctCCCTCAAGATCATGACTTCTCTTGATCACGACATAAGTTATTTTGTCGAGATCACGAGATAATCAAAAGTACCCCGCATTATCCATTCATTTGCTCAGATGCACAATAACCACTTCATCAAGAAGCCCTGTGGTTGCATTGATTGCAATGCGGGGCATTTAAGCCCTGAACAATGCCTGACGGGTGGCATTTAAGTCCTGAACAATGCCTGACAGGCAACACGGTCTCCCCGGCTGCACCGTCTCCCAGGCTGCATGTCACCCCCAAGACCACAGCCAATAGCATGCAAGGAACAATGCAGCTAACGTTTCTAGCCTTGGGAGCTAGCTAGggagctagctagttagctagctacgtaGTCTTGTTAGCAACTCTGGTTGTTAGCTTGCATAACTGATATGTATATAATTATTAGCGGAAATAATGTTTTGTggataatatttacatttacagtgGGTGAGCTCCATTCCTGAACGGCTGATCACATTCAAATTCAGCCTCAGAGGCTGATAAGTCAGGATGCTGCCTTGGAGGCGGTTTCATAGGTAAGGCTCCTTGCAGGCAGATTAGCTGTCATAGTGCTTTACGGGCAGATGCATATCTGATCCAAGGGTTGAGCTCTATTTCTGGCAGGCTGATCAGATTACATAACAGCCTCAGAGGCTGATAAATCAGGATACTGCCTTGAAGGCTGTTTGATATGTAAAGCTCCTTGCAGACAGCCTACTAGACAGCATCCTGTCTTATCAGTGTCTGAGGCGGCTAATGAATCTGATCAGCCCGCCAGGAATAGAGCCCACTCAGTCTTGATCATATATATAATGCACTGACTGCTAGTCTGCCTGTAAAAAGCATCAGCAATAAAACTGCATACAAGTTAGAATCCTGACTAATCTGCCTCAGACTGCTATTGAATCTGATCAGCCTGTCAGGAATGGAGCTCACCcactgtaaatgtaaatatgatcCATAAAACAGGAAGTGTCCCTTACAATTATAAACATCAGTTATGCATGCAAACAACcagcatatacagtaccagtcaaaagttgatgcacctactcattccagggtttttctttatttgtactattttctacattgtagaataatattgaagacatcaactatgaaataagaaaagagaaacgacaggccatcatttctttaagacatgaaggtgtgtcaatccggaaaatatcaagaactttcttcaagtgcagtcacaaaaagcaTCAAGCGCCATCAtaaaactggttctcatgaggaccgccacaggaaaggaagaccaagagttacctctgctgcagaggataaattcattagagttaactgcaattgagattgcagcccaaatatatacttcagagttcaagtaacagacacatcgcaACGTcgtctgttcagaggagactttgtggatcaggccttcatgggtgaattgctgcaaagaaacccctactcaaggacaccaataagaagagacttgctagggccaagaaacacgagcaatatcTGGATATCTGtcccttggtctgatgagtcaaaatctgagattttggttccaacggctgtgtctttgtgagacacagagtaggtgaacggatctcggcatgtgtggttcccaccgtgaagcatggaggaggtggtgtgtgctttgctggtgacactgtcagtgatttatttataattcaaggcacacttaaccagcatggttaagCCAGCATCCCATCtcgtttgtgcttagtgggactatattttttttttcaacaggacaatgacccaacacacctccaggctgtgtaagtgttATTTGaacaaggaggagagtgatgtagtgctgcttcagatgacctgccctccacaatcacccgacttcaacccaaatgagatggtttgggatgagtaggACTGCAGAAGGAAggcaaagcagccaacaagtgctcagcatatgtagaaactccttaaagactgttggaaaagcattccaggtgaagctggttgagaaaatgccaagactatacaaagctgtcatcgaggcaaagggtggctactttgaattctaacatattaaatatatttgatttgtttaacactttctttggttactacatgattccatgtgttatttcataatttgtcttagctattattctacaatgtagaaaatagtaaaaaattaagaaaattaggaatgagtatgtgtgtccaaatgtttgactgttactgtataacaagCTGTCTACCTAGCTAACAAGACTAGACAAGTTACACtgccttcaaagtattcacaccccttgacttttccacattttgttgttacagcctgaatttgaaatggaTTAAAATGTAGATATTTTTTTTGTCACCGGCCTACacataatatcccataatgtcaaagtggaagtgTTTTTCTGAAATATTTACTCATTAACAAAaattgaaaagctgaaatgtcttaggGCCTtaagtattcaacacctttgttatggcaagcctaaaagaGTTCAGGAGTACAATttttcttaacttcttatggctgggggcagtattgagtagcttgaatgaataaggtgcccagagtaaactgccttctactcatgcccagttgctaatatatgcatattgttagtagatttggattaaaaacactctgaagtttctaaaagggtttgaatgatgtctgtgagtataacagaactcatttggcaggcaaaaacctgagaaaaaaatccaaccaggaagtgggaaatctgaggtctGTAGGTTTAACTCATTGCCTATGGAAGATAGAGTGGGGTATttgtcatattgcacttcctaaggcttccactagatgtcaacagtctttagaaccttgtttggtgcttctactgtgaaggaggggggaatgagggCTCTCAGGGGTCTGCCAGAGTGCCACAAGCTGGTCACGTGCACTCACGTGAGAGTTAGACCTGCGTTCCTTcacatttctacagacaaaggaattctctggtcggaacattattgaagatttatgttaaaaacatcctaaagagtGATTATATacttcatttgacatgtttctacgaactgtaatatgactttgTCTGAACTTTCGCATGGACTTGCCCGCACGTCGagagtttggattgtgtactgaacgcgtgaacaaaaaggaggtatttggacatcaatgatggactttatggaacaaatcaaacatttattatggaactgggattcctgggagtgcattctgataaagatcatcaaagataagtgaatatttataatgttattctGACagctgttgactccacaacatagCAGATATCTTTATGGCTTGTTCGGGCTCTGAGCACTGTACTCAGATTgtagcatggtgtgctttttctgtaaagtttttttgaaatctgacacagtggttgcattaaggagaagttgatctaaagttccatgcataacttgtattttcatcaacatttatgatgagtatttctgtaaattgacgtggctctctgcaaaatcactggatgttttggaagcgaaacattactgaacgtaacgcgccaaaaactgagatttttggatataaatatgaactttatcgaacaaaacatacatgtattgtgtaacatgaagtcctatgagtgtcatctgatgaagatcatcaaaggttagtgattcattttctctctatttctaaTTTTTGTgattcctctctttggctggaaaatagctgtgtttttctgtgtataggtgcagacctaacaatcgtttggtgtgctttcgtcgtaaagcctttttgaaatcgaacactgtggtgggattaacaacagggttatctttaaaatggtgtaaaatacttgtatgtctgaggaattttaattatgagatttctgttgttttgaatttggcgccctgcactttcactggctgttgtcatatcgatcctgttaacgggatcgcagccataagaagtttaacAAGTAACAAGTtttttaacatgatttttcaatgactacctcctctctgtaccccacacatacagataattgtacggtccctcagtcgagcagtgaatttcaaacacagattcaaccacaaagatcagagaggttttccaatgcattacaaagaagggcacctattggtagatcaaattaaatgaaaaaagcagacattgaatatccctttgagcatagtgaagttattaattacactttggatgatgtatcaatacacccagtcacgacaaagatacaggtgtccttccttcCTAGATGCCCCAAGAGCTCTTAGCTCAAGGTAAGGGACATTTAGCTTGCTAACATTCTAACTTATAAACTGATAATAAGCTCCAAACACAAATGAAAGCATGATGTTAGCATGAAATGTACCATCCCTTAGTGTAGCAATCAACAAAAACATATGCGCTGATCCACCGTGGGCTCAGCCATACTGTCAATCTATCATCAATGCGTCCACTCCTATTTATTGTTTCTCGTGATCTCTACAAAGCAACTTTGAGATAAATAAGTTGTGATCGACATAGCGAGGGAATTATTTCTTTCTAAATCCAATCTGGACTACAGTACAGATTAATATAAGAGTTTGATTAAACATTTACATGTTTTGCAAGAACGCTTTCCCTAATAATCCTCTATATATGGACACATCTGATATCAGGCTACATGATGAATGCAGAAAATTGCCAATCAAAATAAAACGTTATACCACAGGACAATGTTCTTTTTGGGAAGGATCTTTGATTCAGAGTTCGGCCATGAAAAGTTTGAAACATGAAAACTACATTCCGTTGTTCAGAACTCACGCCTCCATTACACAGACATTGCCATCGCGTTTTGGGACAGAAGTACATTTACTCCCATTGGAACGCAGCGTTTGCCCTCACAGCATTGCTGTTGCAGagtgttctgtgtggtgcatacaTTGGATATCTTCAACATATGCATCATATTGTATGCATAGACTAGACAGAACTAGTAGGAACAGGTGAATGTcgaacttttgttgcacacatatccaggATTCTTTTTGGGATTGCACAATGAATAAGTTTGAAAGCAGAGTTAAGCAAATTGATGCAATGACGTTGTCGGTCAGGCTTCACTTCACTTGCGCAAAAGAGGGACGCTCTCTCGGCTGGTGCTAGCACATGGCAGATCAAATACAAAGCTGAAACGCAGATGTAGGTGTTTATATGCTCTAATAATATAAAAGATTGCTAAAAAAAACTGGTTATTTTAATTGCCGTATGATGAATTCGATTTGGACATTATGCTGATGAAGATAAACAGTGTGTTTACATGATTATTGAATAATCGGCcaactgccataatcagtttaataatATCGAAGTATTACTGTGCATGTCAACGTACTCACTGCCTGGGATTGGCAAGGATGAAACACTACATCACTTTTTGATGTACTATTTATAGATCGATTGGTTATGTTCCATGTGTCATAATGGTAAATGCAGCAAATAATCTGGTTGGAATATGATGGTGTCTTTGCAAAATAGCTAAATAAATCAGTGGAATTATAGCATACTATCCAAAAATGGACCAAGACCCAATTCTGGTTAACACGTCTGAATTCACACATGCGCAGACGGAAAGGGTCGATAGGCCCCGCAGCCTCAGCTTCCTGTAAAATGTACCTCTTGCAATTCCTCTGTATCGGTCGAGGATCTTGACATTACTGGGAAGGACACGCTCCTGTGCCACCTTCAGTTCCAATAGTTGTAGTTTCCTCCGCAATgtcctgttttctttctggctttgagttaCTTCCAAACGAAGCACTGCATAGTCGTCATCTACGAGTTTACAAATCTCTGCcacggctgcattcgctagcaCCTCCATAATGGAGGCAATTTGAGTGTGAAACACcatacagttagccattgttagcaACTATCTAGCGTTACCTAGATAACATATCAACCAAGTCCCATCTCCAACGCGAATTATGGGGTAAGTATGTGATGCTATGCAGTGAAATGGTGTTAACAAACGTCTAAATAATAACACAAAACTCTGACGTGGATAATGTTCTCGGTCAGTTCTCTTCTTTGGTATTACGGCGGTTTGTAAACAATTATTAGAGGTGCATACCGCCACCTACCGTACAGGGTGGTAACCCATAGGAATACAATATAAATTTTAGGAAAGGGGGGGACTACATAGtacaaaaacacaaaaatagACCCATTAAAAAAATACTTAATGTTCTTTGGCATGCAGATCACTGACAACCGGAAATGGTCAATCCACACACAGTGTGGTGttgcacctcttcaacctcatgagGCAGGCCCCTatgatgcaccattgagagcatcctgtcaggttCTATctccgcctggtatggcaattgcaccgtccgcaaccgcagggctctctagAAGGTGGTGCGGTTAGCCCctcgcatcaccaggggcacactgcctgccctccagaacaTCTACAGCAcacggtgtcacaggaaggccaagaagagcatcaaggacctcagccacccaagccacggcctgttcaccagCTACCATCTAAACGGTGGAgacagtacagatgcatcaaagctgggaccgagagactgaaaaacagcttccatctccaggccatccgactgttaaatagtcaccaaaGGGTATGGTTAAATGAAAAAGGTAGTCACACTGTTCTTTGAAATAGGGTAGTGCTTATTACATTACACATCAAAACTCAtatgaaaagtttatttaaaGCTGAGAGCAGACTGGTTTAGAAAGAACAGTGTTAGCAAGAATAGAGTAGAAAATAATAGAATGACTTTATTCCATCTACATCACCTCCAGTAAGGTAAATATTAAACTGTCCTTGTTCTAGCCTAggtttactgtctctctaaaaACAGGTATTCACAAGCCTGTTTCAAATGACAAGTTACCAAAGGGTTAATGTGGGGTATGTGGTTGATCGAGACACTTCACATGATAACTATCTCAGACATACCCTGTGTGTATCTCAAGCTACACTGCTACGATTTCTCCCGGTTGTGGACACTCCTATGTCTGGTAAGGCTACACAGGAAGGAGAAGCTCTTGTAACATAGTTTTGCACTTGAAGGGCTTCTCCTTGATGTGAACAGTCTGGTGCTCCCTCAAATAGTTTGCCCTAGCGAAGCGCTTCCCACACGTTGAGCAGGTGTACGGCTTGTCAGTGTCTGTCCTAATGCTCGGCCTCCCATGTTATGACCCAATGACAACAGATGAGGTAGAAACTGGAGTCTTTGAGCTCCGTCCTTGACCTCTAGCCATTGTTTGGGTGTTGTTGGGATTGTGTGCTGTGTTATAGGCTAGGTACCTCTTGTGGTGAACGCCCATCCTGACCCTGTCTGTATTGGTGGGGTAACCATGATGTAACTGAGGAAGGTTAGACCTAGGTCCAGGTCTTCTATTAACCCATTCACCAGGCATTAGATGAGATCCTGGAGAAGACAGACTTCCCATtggtctcccaccactctctgtgAAGGCTGAAGCTTAGGGTCACCTG comes from Oncorhynchus gorbuscha isolate QuinsamMale2020 ecotype Even-year linkage group LG24, OgorEven_v1.0, whole genome shotgun sequence and encodes:
- the LOC124012412 gene encoding zinc finger protein 16-like; protein product: MANCMVFHTQIASIMEVLANAAVAEICKLVDDDYAVLRLEVTQSQKENRTLRRKLQLLELKVAQERVLPSNVKILDRYRGIARGEGHLTGGHRISVKPAGHNTWRDDQRVTVDEGSGTFIMIESAEAAGPGVKLERSEGEGDPGQSRDIQLGAAGTPPVATENPTTTPAPPRSRCSIMEVSGTPNAALKSETDTETETLTGLFRLDCPAPRSENLLHGNLSPRKILSHQDSGDALQTGNDPSCSYAAETEMIPADMPVGLDTQTNLMREDWNQYSSSVYSEGSLDKKGEGLVVDEVTVKVEDDVPLTWNEDQTHLGGQSQGNTSDFLDYRESLETNLNVFKDRDPVSALMGPSDSQGCVLFDQVLNSNDRTRAQAQGGGATSDNSKEKRFLCMFCNKGFSCSQKVEIHQRVHTGEKPYSCTQCDMRFAEAGSLKRHQRVHTGEKPFSCTQCHMRFSHSSSLKRHHRVHNPTAAPSVRRGSPTRTR